CCGGCAAGGGGCCCCGGTTGACGGACGCCGGGGTGGTGGAGTTGGAGCCAGTGGGTGGAACCACCCGCCAGCTCACGTTCTGATTCGGTTGTGCGAGGAGCCTCATGGCCAAGCTGACTGTGGAGATTGTCACCCCCGAGAAGCGCATCCTGTCGGTGCAGGCCGACGAGGCGATTGTTCCTGGCGGCCGGGGCCTGTTCGGCGTGCGGCCGGGGCACACCCCGTTCCTGTCGCTGATGGAGCCGGGCCCGCTGACGCTGATCGAGGGTGGCCGGCGCGAGTCCTACTTCGTCGCGGGCGGCTTCGTGGAAGTGGGCAACGACAAGGTGCTGGTGCTCGCCGACGCGGCCGAGCCCGTCACGGGCATCGACGTGGAAGGCGCCCGTCGCCGCATGGCCGAGGCCCAGGAGCGCATGAAGGGCATGTCCTCCGAGGACGCGCGCTTCGAGCTGGAGCAGGCCACGGTGCGCCGTGAGGCCGCCCGTATCGGCGCCGCCAGCACCGCGCGCGCGTAGGCTTCTCCCCCGTTTCACCGCCCAGGAGCGTCTCGCGCTCCTGGCGTCCCTGGCGTGACACCCGGGCTCCCCTCGAGCGGAGCCGGTGTCCGCTTCTGTTTCCGTGAGGGTGCCCCTCTGGGGTGGCGCCTCCGGAACAGGCATCCCGGTCCACACCTCGCTTCACAATGCCCCCCAGGGGCCTGGCTGCGTTCGCCTCCGAGCCTTCGCGGGGGGCGTTGCGGCCTCCTGTCAGCGGCTGTCCTCGGTCGCAGAAGCTCCACTGACAGTGCTGCTTCCATTTGACGTGACGGTGCGGATTTTAAGGTGCATTTAGAATGCATCTTAAAGCCCATGCCGGGCGAGAGGAGCGGCACCATGAGCGTGACGGCGGAGAAGAGTGTCTACGAGGAGCTGGGCGGAGAGCCGGCGATGGCGGCGGCGGTGGAGGTCTTCTACCGGAAGGTGCTGGCGGACGATCACATCAGCCACTTCTTCGAGGACGTGGACATGGAGCGCCAGGCCGCGAAGCAGAAGGCGTTCCTGACGATGGTGACGGGGGGGCCGGTCCACTACTCGGGCAAGGACATGCGCGCGGGCCACGCGCCTCTGGTGAAGCGTGGGCTGAACGACTCGCACTTCGACGCGGTGGCGGGCCACCTGAAGGCGACGCTGGAGGAGCTGGGCGTGGCCGCGCCGCTGGTGGCGAAGGTGATGACCATCGCGGAGAGCGCCCGCGCGGACGTCCTGGGACGCTGACCCGAGGAGCACGCCATGGCCAAGGTCAAGCACGAGTCTGACTGGTATCCGCTGGAGTCTGGAGAGAGTGTGCTGGACGCGCTGCTGCGCCAGGGCATCTCCATTCCGAATGCGTGCCGCGCGGGGGCCTGCCAGTCCTGTCTGATGCGGGCCGTGGCGGGGACGGTTCCAGAGGCCGCGCAGGTGGGGCTGAAGGACACGCTCCGGGCACAGGGCTACTTCCTCGCCTGTGCCTGCCGGCCTCCGGAGGGCACGCAGCTGGAAGTCACCGGCGCGGAGGCGCTGCGCATCCCCGCGCGCATCCAGGCGCTGTCGTTGCTGTCCACCAGCGTCCTTCGTGTGCGGCTGGTGACGGAAAGCCCGCTGGCGTACCACGCGGGGCAGTACGTCTCCCTGGTGCGCGAGGACGGGCTGGCTCGCAGCTATTCGCTGGCCAGCCTGCCTCATGAAGATGCCTTGGAGTTGCATGTGCGGCTCCAGCCGGGCGGGGCGATGAGTGGCTGGCTGGCGCAGGACGCACAGCCGGGAGACAGGCTCCAGGTGCAGGGCCCGGCGGGGAGTTGCTTCTATGTGCCGGGCCGGCCCGAGCAGCCCTTGTTGCTGGCGGGCACGGGCACGGGGCTGGCGCCGCTGTACGGCATCGTTCGCGACGCGCTGGCCGCGGGCCACTCGGGGCCCATCTGGCTCTTCCATGGCGCTCGGACGCCCGAGGGGCTCTACCTCACCTCCGAGCTGCGGGCGCTGGCCGAGCAGCATCCTCAGTTTCGCTATCGTCCGGTCGTGTTGGAAGGCGGCAGCCGGGACGTGGCCGAGGGCGCGCTCGATGTGCTCATCCGCGCCGAATGCCCGAAGCCGCTGGGCTGGCGCGCATGGCTCTGCGGAGACGGGCCATTGGTGCTATCCCTTCGAAAGAAGCTGTTCCTGGCCGGGCTCTCGCTGAAAGACCTCCACACGGATGCCTTCTTGCCGAGCGTTCCATCGGGGCAGCGTAGTTCCGACGCCGGAGCCCGCTGACGTGCACCTCACCCTCCATGCCGACTACTCGCTGCGGGTGCTGCTCTACCTGGCCACGCGCACCGGGCGGCCCGTCTCCACGCAGGAGATGGCGGATGCGTACGGCATCTCCAAGCACCACCTGGTGCGCGTGGTGCAGACGCTGGCGGGGCAGGGGGTGGTGGACGCGCGAGCGGGCCGCTCCGGCGGCGTGGTGCTGGCGCGCGCGCCGGCGGACATCCAGGTGGGGCGTGTGCTGCGCGCCGCGGAGCCGGACTTCCACCTGGTGGAGTGCTTCGACCGGGAGCGCAACGCCTGTCCCATCGCTCCCGCTTGTGGGCTCAAGAGCGTCCTGGACGAAGCGCGCGAGGCGTTCCTCGCGGTGCTGGACCGGTACACGCTGGCGGACCTGCTCCGCCGCTCGCGCCCGAACCTGCAGGACTACTTCCTCCCCACCTCCGAGCCATGATGTCCGGCACGCTGGAGCTGTTTCATCGCATCGCGGATGCACCGTCCGCGCAGGCCCGGCGCTACATCGTGGACTACGCGCTGGAGGACCGCGTGCGCTTTCGCAACGTGGCCTTCGACGAGGCGGAAGCGGACTGGCGCAAGCATGGTGGACATACCACGCCCGCGCTCTGGGATGGCACGCACCTGCATCAGGGCGCGCAGGCGGTGATGGCGCGCTTGCAGGCCGTCGTCAACCTGGGGCGCGACGACGCATGAAGGAGCGGGCGCGCGTGTGCTGACACCCGCGCGCTGGTGCCACCTGCGCGTCCCTCGTGCGCCATTCCCGCCGTGCGCGAAGCTTCGAGAGTTGGACACGTGTACAGGTGCGCGGATGCGTGCACCCTCCGAGGCTTGCCGCGCGCGTGTTGGTTGCGGTAGTCAGCCCACCCCGCGCTGCGATCCACGAGGCGCCAGGGATGGAGGGTGGACGGTGAAGAATCCGAGCGGCGGAATTTCGAGGACGGCTGTATCGCGCTCGTCAAGCCCCGGCATGATTCTTCCCGCTCCGGCTCGCGGATGTTTCACGGGTTTCTCTCGGCCGTTCTGGCCTGAGCGTCGGTTAATCTCCACGACCCCATGCCGCTGACTCCCGCCGAGCGCCAGGACAGGTTCCATGCGGCGTTCGTGGGGCTCGCCATTGGTGATGCGCTCGGCTTTCCGCTGCGCGGCATTCCACCGGCGAGCCTCACGCGGCTGCCCGGCCTTGCCGAAGACTTCGCGCCCCGCCCGCGCGGCAAGTTCGCCAAGGGCCAGTTCAGCGACGACACGCAGCTGCTGCTCGCGGCGGCGGAGAGCGTCATCCGCGAGGGCAAGGTGGACGGCCGCAGCGCGGCGGCGCACCTGGCGTGGCTGTGGCAGGAGGGCATCATCCTCCAGCCGCCCAAGAGCCTGGCGGACGCGCTGCAGCGGCTGGCCAGCGGCGTGCCGTGGATGAGCGCGGGCGCGTCCCTGGGCACGCGCTGCCATTCGGTGCTCAGCCGCGCGCTGGTGGTGGGCCTGCTGGAGAGCGGCCACCGCGCGCGCCTGCCACATGACGCGGGCGTGCTCACCATCATCACGCACAAGGATCCGGTGTGCGCGGCGGCCGCCGCCGCTTTCGCGCAGGCCGCGGCGCTGGGCATGGAAGAGGAGCCGCTGACACCCGCGGCCTTCTGCGAGGAGCTGGCGCTGGCGGCGGCCGTGCACGACAAGGGGCTGGCCGAGGAAGTGCGCCACCTGCCGCGCCTGCTCACCTGGGACACCGCGCGCGCGCTGACGCAGCTGCGCAAGGTGGGCGTGCCCCCCAGCGAGCTGAAGGGCGTGGACGGGCTGCCGCCGCACGTGGTGCCGGTGCTGCTGACGTCGCTGTTCGCCATCCTCAAGGTGCCGCACGACTTCCGGGAGGCGGTGGCCCTCACGCTGCGCTGCGGCGGCGAGGCGGACGTGGCCGCGGCGCTGACGGGCGCTCTGCTGGGGGCCCACCTGGGGACGCGCGCCATCCCCGCGCGGCTGCGCAAGCAGGTGTTGTACTCCGAAAACCTGGTGGATACGGCGGACCGCCTCTTCCGCGCCCATCAGGTCCGCGAGACGCTGGCCACCGCCCTGTCGCACCGCCGTCGCCGCTGAGCGCGAGGGCAGGGCAGGCAGGCGGGCGCCGGCGTGCATTTCCCCGGGGCTTCACTGGAGGGAGCGTCCTGCCCACCTTGTGCGAAGGAGCGGGCCGCAAGGATGCCAGGCAGGCATGGGAGCGCACGTGTGGTCCGCGGAGTCATCGCAGGAGGCGCACGTCGTGGATCTCGAATCGGAACGCCTGGAGCGAAGTCAATTGGAGACGCTCTCCACGGCGGAGCTCATCCGGCATGCCTTGGCGGAGACGCGCCTGCTGGTGCGCGCCGAGGTGATGCACGCCAAGAAGGAGCTGCGTGAGGAGCTGAAGGCCGCGCGTACCGCGGGCATCCTCCTGGGGGCGGGCGCGGTGCTGGCGCTCACGGCGCTGGCCGTCCTCTTCGTCGCGCTGGGGCTGGCCCTGCCCATGGCCCAGGCGCTGGGCGTGCTGGTGGTGGGCGTGGTGCTGCTGGCGATTGCCGCTGGCCTGCTCTTCATGGGCCGCAAGCGCGTGCCCAAGAAGCCGCTGCCGCACACACAGGAACGCTTGAAGATGGACTACCAACTCACGCGGGAGACGCTGCAATGAATGGCAACGACCGCGACGCAGGCGAGCCCTCGGCTATCGAGCGGCGGCATGAGGACCACCGCATCACCCGGGGCATGGGGGACCGCAAGCAGGTGGAGGAGACGGCCGACCGCATCCGCGACGAGCTGATGCTCACGCTGGCGGAGTTGGACCGGCGCCGCGAGCGCGCGCTCGACGTGCGCTACCACGCGCGACAGCACCGCACCGAGCTGATGGCTGCGGGCGCCGCGCTGTTGACGGCGGTGGGCCTGGGTGTGGGGTACGCGGTGTACCGCGCGCGCAACCGCGACGAGATTCTGCGCCGCAAGCGCCGCAAGGCCCTGACGCGTGCCTGGGAGCACCCGGACCGCGTGGCCTCCAGCGCGGAACCGCGCCCGCTGGGCGCGGAGCTGGGGAGAAAGCTCGTCCTCATCTTCGCCAGTACGCTCGCCACCGCTGTTGCACGAAACGCGGTGATGACACTGGTTCCCGCGCGCCGCGTCCCCGCTTCTGCTCAGGGGGTTTATAAGAATACATAATTGCGACAAATTAAGACATAAACCATTCTGATGCCCATGACGGACCTGCTCTATGCGCGGGCCCAAATGGGCTTGTCGCTCGCGTTCCACATCGTCTTCGCCGCGGCGGGAGTGGCGCTTCCCGTCCTCATGGTGCTCAGTGACTGGAAGGGCCGGCGCACCGGTGATGCGGACTACCAGAAGCTGAGTCAGAAGCTGGCGAAGGGGACGGCCATCCTCTTCGCGGTGGGCGCGGTGAGTGGCACGGTGTTGTCCTTCGAACTGGGCCTGCTGTGGCCAGAGTTCATGGGGCAGTACGGCGAGGTGATTGGGCTGCCCTTCAGCTTGGAAGGCGTCGCCTTCTTCACCGAGGCCATCTTCCTGGGCATCTATCTGTACGGGCGGGAGCGGGTGTCGCCAGGGATGCACATGTTCTCTGGCGTCATGGTGGCGGTGAGTGGCGCGGCCAGCGCCTTCTTCGTCACGCTGGTCAACACATTCATGAACGACCCGTCGGGCTTCACGCAGTCGGCGTCGGGGCCCGTGGACGTGCAGCCGCTGGTGGCCATGTTCAGCCCCGGCTGGCAGTACCAGACGGCGCACGTGCTGCTCTCCTGCTACCAGGCGAGCGCCTTCGCCATGGCGGGCATCCACGCCTTCGTGTTGCTGCGCCACCCGGGCGCGGCCTTCCACCGAAAGGCCCTGTCGGTGGCGCTGCCGCTGGCGTGTGTCACCGCGCTGCTCCAGCCCGTGGTGGGGGACTTGTCCGCCAAGCACGTGGCGAAGGCGCAGCCGGTGAAGCTGGCCGCGATGGAGAGCCAGTTCGAAACGGAGCGTGGCGCGCCGCTGCGCCTGGGCGGACTCCCCAACGTGGAGACGGGCGAGGTGCCCTACGCGGTGGACATCCCCAAGGGCCTGTCGATTCTCGCCTTCGCGGACCCGGACGCGGAGGTGAAGGGCCTGAATGCCTTCCCGCGCGACGAGTGGCCGCCGGTGGCGAAGGTCCACGTGGCCTTCCAAATCATGGTGGGCACCGGGAGCGCCATGGCGCTGCTGGCGTTGGTGACGCTGGGCTGGCGGTGGCGGAAGAAGGCCTGGCCTCACGGGCGGAAGATGATGTGGGCGTGGCTGTTGTCGGGGCCGCTGGGGGTGGTGGCCATGGAGGCGGGCTGGCTCGTCACGGAGTGGGGACGACAGCCGTGGATTGTTCGCGGTGTCATGCGCACGGCGGACGCGGTGACGCCGGTGCCACACCTGGCCGCGCCCTTCTGGACCTTCACCGCCGTGTACCTGTTCCTGGGGGTGACGGTGGTGACGCTGCTGGTGCGGCAGGTGGCGGGCACGCTGCCCACGCGCGACAGCGGTCAGGCGGGAGGTGAGGCTCATGTCCACTGATGCGATTCTGGGCTTCGCGGTGGCGGGGACCTTCGTCCTCTACG
This genomic stretch from Myxococcus virescens harbors:
- a CDS encoding phage holin family protein, with the translated sequence MDLESERLERSQLETLSTAELIRHALAETRLLVRAEVMHAKKELREELKAARTAGILLGAGAVLALTALAVLFVALGLALPMAQALGVLVVGVVLLAIAAGLLFMGRKRVPKKPLPHTQERLKMDYQLTRETLQ
- a CDS encoding group I truncated hemoglobin encodes the protein MSVTAEKSVYEELGGEPAMAAAVEVFYRKVLADDHISHFFEDVDMERQAAKQKAFLTMVTGGPVHYSGKDMRAGHAPLVKRGLNDSHFDAVAGHLKATLEELGVAAPLVAKVMTIAESARADVLGR
- a CDS encoding RrF2 family transcriptional regulator; its protein translation is MHLTLHADYSLRVLLYLATRTGRPVSTQEMADAYGISKHHLVRVVQTLAGQGVVDARAGRSGGVVLARAPADIQVGRVLRAAEPDFHLVECFDRERNACPIAPACGLKSVLDEAREAFLAVLDRYTLADLLRRSRPNLQDYFLPTSEP
- a CDS encoding F0F1 ATP synthase subunit epsilon gives rise to the protein MAKLTVEIVTPEKRILSVQADEAIVPGGRGLFGVRPGHTPFLSLMEPGPLTLIEGGRRESYFVAGGFVEVGNDKVLVLADAAEPVTGIDVEGARRRMAEAQERMKGMSSEDARFELEQATVRREAARIGAASTARA
- a CDS encoding ADP-ribosylglycohydrolase family protein, producing MPLTPAERQDRFHAAFVGLAIGDALGFPLRGIPPASLTRLPGLAEDFAPRPRGKFAKGQFSDDTQLLLAAAESVIREGKVDGRSAAAHLAWLWQEGIILQPPKSLADALQRLASGVPWMSAGASLGTRCHSVLSRALVVGLLESGHRARLPHDAGVLTIITHKDPVCAAAAAAFAQAAALGMEEEPLTPAAFCEELALAAAVHDKGLAEEVRHLPRLLTWDTARALTQLRKVGVPPSELKGVDGLPPHVVPVLLTSLFAILKVPHDFREAVALTLRCGGEADVAAALTGALLGAHLGTRAIPARLRKQVLYSENLVDTADRLFRAHQVRETLATALSHRRRR
- a CDS encoding 2Fe-2S iron-sulfur cluster-binding protein encodes the protein MAKVKHESDWYPLESGESVLDALLRQGISIPNACRAGACQSCLMRAVAGTVPEAAQVGLKDTLRAQGYFLACACRPPEGTQLEVTGAEALRIPARIQALSLLSTSVLRVRLVTESPLAYHAGQYVSLVREDGLARSYSLASLPHEDALELHVRLQPGGAMSGWLAQDAQPGDRLQVQGPAGSCFYVPGRPEQPLLLAGTGTGLAPLYGIVRDALAAGHSGPIWLFHGARTPEGLYLTSELRALAEQHPQFRYRPVVLEGGSRDVAEGALDVLIRAECPKPLGWRAWLCGDGPLVLSLRKKLFLAGLSLKDLHTDAFLPSVPSGQRSSDAGAR
- a CDS encoding cytochrome ubiquinol oxidase subunit I codes for the protein MPMTDLLYARAQMGLSLAFHIVFAAAGVALPVLMVLSDWKGRRTGDADYQKLSQKLAKGTAILFAVGAVSGTVLSFELGLLWPEFMGQYGEVIGLPFSLEGVAFFTEAIFLGIYLYGRERVSPGMHMFSGVMVAVSGAASAFFVTLVNTFMNDPSGFTQSASGPVDVQPLVAMFSPGWQYQTAHVLLSCYQASAFAMAGIHAFVLLRHPGAAFHRKALSVALPLACVTALLQPVVGDLSAKHVAKAQPVKLAAMESQFETERGAPLRLGGLPNVETGEVPYAVDIPKGLSILAFADPDAEVKGLNAFPRDEWPPVAKVHVAFQIMVGTGSAMALLALVTLGWRWRKKAWPHGRKMMWAWLLSGPLGVVAMEAGWLVTEWGRQPWIVRGVMRTADAVTPVPHLAAPFWTFTAVYLFLGVTVVTLLVRQVAGTLPTRDSGQAGGEAHVH